In a genomic window of Flavobacteriales bacterium:
- a CDS encoding glycosyltransferase: protein MARLLRTDQRGLLSRRIAAELRKARIEVVLAEYGSTADAMREACKRAGVPLVAHFHGFDAHKQVVIDEKGGYRALFAQAKAIVAVSRFMEQQLLRLGAPREKLVYSCYGIDVERFTAGDPVQAPPHFVAVGRFVDKKAPHLTLSAFERVVQRVPEARLTLVGQGPLWESCVQRAASAPLLGRVDLPGVLGPEDIAALMRGARAFVQHSMRALSGDCEGTPLAVLEAMATGIPVVSTRHAGIADVVQHGVHGLLCDEADVEGMATNMELVARDAEMAGRMGRAGRAKAEVEHRVQDSIARLQSVLEGAVA, encoded by the coding sequence ATGGCGCGTCTGCTGCGGACCGATCAGCGCGGCTTGCTCTCGCGGCGGATCGCAGCCGAGCTGCGCAAGGCACGCATCGAGGTGGTGCTGGCAGAGTATGGGTCCACGGCTGATGCCATGCGCGAGGCCTGCAAACGGGCGGGCGTTCCCTTGGTCGCGCACTTCCACGGCTTCGATGCGCACAAACAGGTGGTGATCGACGAGAAGGGCGGCTACCGGGCGCTCTTCGCGCAGGCCAAAGCGATCGTCGCGGTGAGCCGATTCATGGAACAGCAGCTCCTTCGCCTTGGAGCCCCGCGCGAGAAGCTGGTGTACAGCTGCTACGGCATCGATGTGGAGCGATTCACCGCTGGTGATCCCGTGCAAGCGCCGCCGCACTTCGTGGCCGTGGGCCGCTTCGTTGACAAGAAGGCGCCGCACCTCACCCTCAGCGCCTTCGAGCGCGTGGTGCAGCGCGTGCCCGAGGCCAGGCTCACCCTGGTAGGGCAGGGGCCCCTGTGGGAGAGCTGCGTGCAGCGCGCAGCCTCGGCACCGCTTTTGGGCCGGGTTGACCTGCCCGGTGTGCTCGGTCCCGAGGACATCGCTGCCTTGATGCGCGGAGCGCGCGCATTCGTGCAGCACAGCATGCGCGCCCTCAGCGGCGATTGCGAAGGCACGCCGCTGGCGGTGCTAGAGGCCATGGCCACCGGCATCCCGGTGGTGTCCACGCGCCATGCAGGAATAGCCGACGTGGTGCAGCATGGGGTGCATGGCCTCCTCTGTGATGAAGCGGACGTGGAGGGCATGGCGACGAACATGGAACTCGTCGCGCGCGATGCGGAGATGGCAGGCCGGATGGGAAGGGCCGGACGAGCGAAGGCGGAAGTGGAGCACCGGGTGCAGGACAGCATCGCACGCTTGCAAAGCGTGCTCGAAGGCGCGGTGGCATGA
- a CDS encoding glycosyltransferase — translation MTAPPAPIRLAIVTPKENAWSETFIAAHIERLKGVELVLAGGELPTHAVNGRVLRGNGAFAYLRELIAARALRTDLDGVLVRRIAAELRRARIDAVLAEYGTTAHAMLAPCTLAGVPLVAHFHGFDAHVDAVVKAHDGYRALFAQSSALVVVSRDMEQELLRLGSPREKVMRNSCGVDAERFASGDPERMPPHFVFVGRFVDKKAPHLTLSAFERLAMRVPHARLTMVGQGPLWESCVQRVRSSPLAGRVELPGILSPDEVASLLRGARAFVLHSVRALNGDREGTPVAVLEAMASGIPVVATKHAGIGDAVEHERDGLLCEERDVDAMAAHMERLSNDPALAGALGRSGRAKVQREHRMQDSIARLQAILERAART, via the coding sequence ATGACCGCGCCGCCAGCTCCGATCCGCTTGGCCATCGTAACGCCGAAGGAGAATGCGTGGAGCGAGACCTTCATCGCCGCGCACATCGAGCGATTGAAAGGCGTGGAATTGGTGCTTGCCGGAGGAGAGTTGCCCACGCATGCGGTGAATGGCAGGGTACTGCGCGGCAACGGGGCGTTCGCTTACCTCCGCGAGCTGATCGCTGCTCGGGCGCTGCGCACCGATCTGGACGGCGTGCTGGTGCGGCGCATTGCAGCCGAGCTGCGCCGGGCGCGCATCGATGCGGTGCTTGCGGAGTATGGCACCACGGCGCACGCGATGCTCGCACCATGCACCCTGGCGGGCGTGCCGCTGGTGGCGCACTTCCACGGCTTCGACGCGCATGTCGATGCGGTGGTCAAGGCCCATGATGGGTACCGGGCGCTCTTCGCGCAGTCCAGCGCATTGGTGGTGGTGAGCCGCGACATGGAGCAGGAACTGCTGCGCTTGGGCTCCCCGCGCGAGAAAGTGATGCGCAACAGTTGCGGAGTGGATGCCGAGCGTTTCGCATCCGGTGATCCCGAGCGCATGCCGCCGCATTTCGTGTTCGTGGGCCGCTTCGTTGACAAGAAGGCTCCGCACCTCACCCTGAGCGCGTTCGAGCGCCTGGCCATGCGCGTGCCCCACGCGAGGCTCACCATGGTGGGGCAGGGGCCATTATGGGAGAGCTGCGTGCAGCGCGTGCGTTCATCGCCCTTGGCCGGACGGGTGGAGCTGCCGGGGATCCTCAGCCCGGACGAGGTCGCTTCGCTGCTGCGCGGCGCGCGTGCTTTCGTGCTGCATAGCGTGCGCGCGCTCAACGGTGATCGTGAGGGCACGCCGGTGGCCGTGTTGGAGGCCATGGCATCCGGCATCCCTGTGGTGGCTACGAAGCATGCGGGAATCGGTGATGCGGTGGAGCATGAGCGCGATGGGCTGTTGTGCGAGGAGCGAGATGTGGATGCGATGGCGGCGCATATGGAGCGGCTGTCGAACGACCCCGCGCTGGCGGGGGCATTGGGCCGCAGCGGAAGGGCGAAGGTCCAGCGCGAGCACCGCATGCAGGACAGCATCGCGCGCTTGCAGGCGATCCTGGAGCGAGCGGCTCGGACTTGA
- a CDS encoding dicarboxylate/amino acid:cation symporter, with translation MKASLPLRILIGLGAGIAWAVASSTLGFSEFTLDWIAPFGDIFINLLKLIAIPLVLFSIISGVSGLGDVAKLGRTGLRMLALYLATTVVAISVGLLLVNVIRPGEWSDDGQRLRNRIGYELWVQETASVAKPKDGRCVSCDPANAALVAEVLAARKASPPDPALMGKVEQAKQVQGGPLQFLVDMVPSNIFLSFNNALMLQVIFFALFFGIVLLMVPAAAAAPVVSLVNGLNEVFMKMVDVVMRAAPWFVFALMAGVVSRIAGDDPAAVLQLFKSLAGYSLTVLIGLALMVFLVYPVVMTLLMRRNVFARFLKAISPAQLLAFSTSSSAATLPATIECVEERIGVSKSTASFVLPIGATVNMDGTSLYQAVAVIFLAQFHWVDLSIGQQLGVILTATLASIGAAAVPSAGLITLFIVLTGLGLDPAWIAIILPVDRMLDMCRTVVNVTGDATCCSIIAHSQGEQLFRDEEAAASGA, from the coding sequence ATGAAGGCATCGCTCCCGCTGCGCATCCTCATCGGCCTCGGTGCCGGCATCGCCTGGGCTGTGGCCAGCAGCACGCTCGGCTTCAGCGAGTTCACCCTCGATTGGATCGCGCCCTTCGGCGACATCTTCATCAATCTGCTCAAGCTCATCGCGATCCCCTTGGTGCTCTTCAGCATCATCAGCGGCGTGAGCGGATTGGGCGATGTGGCCAAGCTGGGGCGCACCGGCCTGCGCATGCTCGCGCTCTACCTCGCCACCACGGTGGTGGCCATCAGCGTGGGCTTGCTGCTGGTGAACGTGATCCGGCCCGGTGAGTGGTCGGATGATGGCCAGCGCCTGCGCAACCGCATCGGCTATGAGCTCTGGGTGCAGGAGACCGCCAGCGTGGCCAAGCCCAAGGATGGCCGCTGCGTGAGCTGCGACCCTGCGAATGCCGCATTGGTGGCCGAGGTGCTCGCAGCGCGTAAGGCCTCGCCGCCCGACCCAGCGCTCATGGGCAAGGTGGAGCAGGCGAAGCAGGTGCAGGGCGGGCCGCTCCAGTTCCTCGTGGACATGGTGCCCAGCAACATCTTCCTCAGCTTCAACAATGCCCTGATGCTGCAGGTGATCTTCTTCGCGCTCTTCTTCGGCATCGTGCTGCTCATGGTCCCGGCGGCAGCTGCCGCGCCCGTGGTGTCGCTGGTGAACGGCCTCAACGAGGTGTTCATGAAGATGGTGGACGTGGTGATGCGCGCGGCCCCCTGGTTCGTGTTCGCGCTCATGGCCGGCGTGGTGTCGCGCATCGCGGGCGATGACCCGGCGGCCGTGCTCCAGTTGTTCAAGTCGCTGGCCGGCTACAGCCTCACCGTGCTCATCGGGCTGGCGCTCATGGTCTTCCTGGTCTATCCCGTGGTGATGACGCTGCTGATGCGCCGCAACGTGTTCGCGCGCTTCCTCAAGGCCATCAGCCCGGCGCAGCTGCTCGCCTTCAGCACCAGCAGCAGCGCCGCCACCTTGCCCGCCACGATCGAGTGCGTGGAGGAGCGCATCGGCGTGAGCAAGAGCACGGCGAGTTTCGTGCTGCCCATCGGTGCCACGGTGAACATGGATGGCACCAGCCTGTACCAGGCCGTGGCCGTGATCTTCCTCGCGCAATTCCATTGGGTCGATCTCTCGATCGGCCAGCAGCTCGGCGTCATCCTCACCGCCACGCTCGCGAGCATCGGGGCCGCTGCGGTGCCCAGTGCGGGCCTCATCACGCTCTTCATCGTGCTCACGGGGCTCGGCCTCGACCCGGCGTGGATCGCCATCATCCTGCCGGTTGACCGGATGCTCGACATGTGCCGCACCGTGGTGAACGTGACCGGCGACGCCACCTGCTGCAGCATCATCGCGCACAGCCAGGGCGAACAGCTCTTCCGCGATGAGGAGGCCGCGGCCTCAGGCGCCTGA
- a CDS encoding bestrophin family protein, with amino-acid sequence MVSYDPSDWFKALALHKADTFRKLWPWLILVGAFTYGIGFIELRRMGLGDESLLKNLPVMHSLLGFAISMLLVFRTNTAYDRWWEGRKLWGQLVNASRNLAVKLDALLPEDKDARAFFAKLIPLFAHELRLHLLREKTRLELDSKPHPEIPDFDRSKHVPMQIAQLMTARVRRMLKEGAISGEQLLTVDRELAQLLEICGACERIKNTPIPYSYSSFIKKFIVIYVLTLPFGFAFTLGWIAVPVVMFIFYVMASLEIIAEEIEDPFGKDQNDLPMQRIAATIKGNIEEVLESGA; translated from the coding sequence ATGGTCTCCTACGACCCCTCCGACTGGTTCAAGGCGCTCGCCCTCCATAAGGCCGACACCTTCCGCAAGCTCTGGCCATGGCTCATCCTCGTGGGCGCCTTCACCTACGGCATCGGCTTCATCGAGCTGCGGCGCATGGGCCTTGGCGATGAGAGCCTGTTGAAGAACCTGCCCGTGATGCACAGCCTGCTGGGCTTCGCGATCAGCATGCTGCTGGTGTTCCGCACCAACACCGCGTACGACCGCTGGTGGGAGGGCCGCAAGCTCTGGGGCCAGCTGGTGAACGCCAGCCGCAACCTCGCCGTCAAGCTCGATGCGCTGCTGCCCGAGGACAAGGACGCGCGCGCCTTCTTCGCCAAGCTGATCCCGCTCTTCGCGCATGAGTTGCGCCTTCACTTGCTGCGCGAGAAGACGCGCCTGGAGCTGGATTCGAAGCCGCACCCGGAGATCCCCGACTTCGACCGCAGCAAGCATGTGCCTATGCAGATCGCGCAGCTCATGACCGCGCGCGTGCGCCGCATGCTGAAGGAAGGCGCGATCTCCGGCGAGCAGCTGCTCACCGTGGACCGCGAGCTGGCGCAGCTGCTCGAGATCTGCGGCGCCTGCGAGCGCATCAAGAACACGCCCATCCCTTACTCGTACAGCAGCTTCATCAAGAAGTTCATCGTGATCTACGTGCTCACCCTGCCCTTCGGCTTCGCGTTCACGCTGGGCTGGATCGCCGTGCCCGTGGTGATGTTCATCTTCTATGTGATGGCCAGCCTCGAGATCATCGCCGAGGAGATCGAGGATCCGTTCGGCAAGGACCAGAACGACCTGCCGATGCAGCGGATCGCGGCCACCATCAAGGGGAACATCGAAGAGGTGCTCGAATCAGGCGCCTGA
- a CDS encoding SDR family oxidoreductase, with translation MGSYAKRVLVTGASSGLGKAMAERLVAQGHSVVGTGRSVDDGAVANGVFLVRMDITDEASVHRGVQEALTRMGGIDVLVNNAGLGIQGPAQDIEPEMALRLLDTNVLGAHRLCRAVLPGMRAQKSGLIINITSVAANFGLPYRAFYSASKAALERYGEALAIEEERFGITVVNVQPGEFRTPIAEGRLRPERISPEHEPGYARAMELLGGSMHYSRDPDELARVVARIIAAPKPKATYLVAQGVQRISVLAKKLLPGRMFQRMVGKHYQ, from the coding sequence ATGGGAAGCTACGCGAAGCGCGTATTGGTGACCGGGGCGAGCAGCGGCTTGGGCAAGGCCATGGCCGAACGCCTGGTGGCGCAAGGGCATTCCGTGGTGGGCACCGGCAGGAGCGTGGATGATGGCGCGGTCGCCAACGGGGTGTTCCTGGTGCGCATGGACATCACCGATGAGGCCTCGGTGCATCGCGGCGTGCAGGAGGCGCTCACACGCATGGGCGGCATCGACGTGCTGGTGAACAACGCCGGGCTCGGCATCCAAGGCCCCGCGCAGGACATTGAACCCGAAATGGCTCTTCGCCTGCTCGACACCAACGTGCTGGGCGCTCATCGCCTCTGCCGTGCCGTGCTGCCCGGGATGCGCGCGCAGAAGAGCGGGCTCATCATCAACATCACCAGCGTGGCGGCCAACTTCGGGCTGCCCTACCGCGCCTTCTACAGCGCGAGCAAAGCGGCCCTGGAGCGCTACGGCGAAGCCTTGGCCATCGAGGAGGAGCGCTTCGGCATCACCGTGGTGAATGTGCAGCCCGGTGAGTTCCGCACGCCGATCGCCGAAGGCCGATTGAGGCCCGAGCGCATCAGTCCGGAGCACGAGCCGGGCTACGCGCGCGCCATGGAACTACTGGGCGGAAGCATGCATTACAGCCGCGACCCCGACGAGCTGGCCCGCGTCGTGGCGCGCATCATCGCCGCGCCGAAGCCCAAGGCCACCTACCTCGTGGCGCAAGGCGTGCAGCGCATCAGCGTGCTGGCGAAGAAGCTGCTGCCGGGCCGGATGTTCCAACGCATGGTCGGCAAGCACTATCAATAG
- the mscL gene encoding large-conductance mechanosensitive channel protein MscL yields the protein MGMMKEFKEFAMKGNLVDMAVAFVMGAAFGKVTSAFIDGMVMPLVGQLTGGVDFNNKKIVLTKAAAESTDAAGNVVPAVAEVAVKWGSFVTVAIEFLVIAFVMFMVIKAINRMKKAEPPPAPAGPTNEEKLLMEIRDALKK from the coding sequence ATGGGCATGATGAAGGAATTCAAGGAGTTCGCGATGAAGGGCAACCTGGTCGATATGGCCGTGGCCTTCGTCATGGGCGCCGCTTTCGGCAAGGTCACCTCGGCGTTCATCGACGGCATGGTGATGCCCTTGGTCGGCCAGCTCACCGGCGGCGTGGACTTCAACAACAAGAAGATCGTGCTCACCAAGGCTGCGGCCGAATCAACGGATGCGGCCGGGAACGTGGTGCCGGCTGTTGCCGAGGTTGCCGTGAAGTGGGGCTCCTTCGTCACCGTGGCCATCGAGTTCCTGGTGATCGCCTTCGTGATGTTCATGGTGATCAAGGCCATCAACCGGATGAAGAAGGCCGAGCCGCCTCCCGCACCGGCAGGTCCCACGAACGAGGAGAAGCTCCTGATGGAGATCCGCGACGCGCTGAAGAAATAG
- the rocD gene encoding ornithine--oxo-acid transaminase has product MPQLTRTFSKTQQAIELEERYGAHNYHPLPVVLDSGKGVFVWDVEGKRYYDFLSAYSAVNQGHCHPRLVKVMQQQAERMTLTSRAFYNSVLGEYEKTVCERFGYEKMLPMNTGAEAVETAIKMARKWGYEKKGIPAGQAKVLVCEGNFHGRTISIVSMSTDPDSQGGFGPFTPGFEVIPYDDVPALEHALDYPNVCAFLVEPIQGEKGVYVPADDYIPRAIAACKSRNVLFIADEIQTGIARTGRLLCSVPDEERDPARRPDAVILAKALSGGMYPVSAVLASDEVMGVFTPGTHGSTYGGNPMGARIAMEALAIVKDEGLTPNAERLGHIFRAEMQKLVEAYPFVKLVRGKGLLNALVIEARTAPDGSPKTAWELCLLLRDNGLLAKPTHGDIIRFAPPLVITEEQVLEACAIIALSVRQFA; this is encoded by the coding sequence ATGCCCCAACTCACCCGCACCTTCTCCAAGACCCAGCAAGCCATTGAGCTTGAGGAGCGCTATGGCGCCCACAACTACCATCCGCTGCCCGTGGTGCTCGACAGCGGCAAGGGCGTGTTCGTTTGGGACGTGGAGGGCAAGCGCTACTACGACTTCCTCAGCGCCTACAGCGCCGTGAACCAGGGCCATTGCCACCCGCGCCTGGTGAAGGTGATGCAGCAGCAGGCCGAGCGCATGACGCTCACCAGCCGCGCCTTCTACAACAGCGTGCTCGGCGAATACGAGAAGACCGTGTGCGAGCGCTTCGGCTACGAGAAGATGCTGCCGATGAACACCGGCGCCGAAGCGGTGGAGACCGCGATCAAGATGGCGCGCAAGTGGGGCTACGAGAAGAAGGGCATCCCGGCCGGACAGGCCAAGGTGCTGGTGTGCGAGGGCAACTTCCACGGGCGCACCATCAGCATCGTGAGCATGAGCACCGATCCCGACAGCCAGGGCGGCTTCGGGCCCTTCACGCCCGGCTTCGAGGTGATCCCCTACGACGATGTCCCGGCACTGGAGCATGCCTTGGATTACCCGAACGTGTGCGCCTTCCTCGTGGAGCCCATCCAGGGCGAGAAGGGCGTGTACGTGCCCGCCGACGATTACATCCCCCGCGCCATCGCCGCGTGCAAGTCCCGGAACGTGCTCTTCATCGCCGACGAGATCCAGACCGGCATCGCGCGCACCGGACGTTTGCTCTGCAGCGTGCCTGATGAAGAGAGGGATCCCGCCCGCCGCCCCGATGCGGTGATCCTGGCCAAGGCCCTCAGCGGCGGCATGTACCCCGTGAGCGCCGTGCTCGCGAGCGACGAGGTCATGGGCGTGTTCACCCCCGGCACGCACGGCAGCACCTACGGCGGCAATCCCATGGGCGCGCGCATCGCCATGGAAGCGCTCGCCATCGTGAAGGACGAAGGCCTCACGCCCAATGCGGAGCGCCTCGGCCACATCTTCCGCGCTGAGATGCAGAAGCTCGTGGAGGCCTATCCCTTCGTGAAGCTGGTGCGCGGCAAGGGGCTGCTGAACGCGCTGGTGATCGAAGCGCGCACCGCGCCCGATGGCTCACCCAAGACCGCCTGGGAACTCTGCTTGTTGCTGCGCGACAACGGCCTGCTGGCCAAGCCCACCCACGGCGATATCATCCGCTTCGCGCCGCCGCTGGTGATCACCGAAGAGCAAGTGCTGGAGGCCTGCGCGATCATCGCGCTCAGCGTGAGGCAGTTCGCTTAA
- a CDS encoding CotH kinase family protein codes for MRRAPLLEALLAACCCTEPASAQLRISEVCSNNQGIDVGAGDSHPDWIELVNEGSVPIDLSTYYLSDKPSQPGQWPLPLIALAPGGHALLIRGDQTWQFPFGIDAAGERIVLSDASLQPVQVLDVPAMRGDHSVGFVDGALRFFDVPTPGAANTTTPYIGYAPVPVISPGGGFYPNGTTASASAAFGTVHWSTTGRAPDESSPVASGTLSIGATTTVQARNYAAGHLASDAASATYIVGSGRGLPIVALAVDPDSMFNEEFGLYMPGPNASPEWPHYGANYWAERELPARFEFFEADGTRGIAQDVGVSIHGGRRSRTNAQRPLRLTARGSLGPETIHYPLFPERPTVRDYKRVILRNAGGDWCLANFRDGLFHQTALHNGLDIDALGFRPAECYINGEYWGLVEIRERIDADHLHYNYGADTDSLLLMEEENWSIQGDTSYSRALREFIRTADLNDEANWSQVEAQLDLHSLMDYFALEMIAGNVDWPSNNVKYWKPSVEQGKWRYLMYDLDATMVLYGWIEEDIDMMYWTFTHRAGSFHTELLRGLMGRNEFRRLFLNRKADLMNTVFSPARFQAEVDRITNAFAPVIEDHYDRWQCWYQAYLDHAFGIIPHFAAYRDSHIRQHVIDWYGFPNAALLRFESFPPAGGTLQINTIAPELPFDGWYWNGNDIDVTAVPAEGYAFSHWTYADDGTRATDPHLRRSFPVDGDLVAHFRPIDGSLSVFPNPTDGMVNLGFDAIEEGNARIRVTDPAGRVVLEGSVAVGEGVNRASIDLGAMPAGVYIVAVEADGGRQLARVVRQ; via the coding sequence ATGCGGCGCGCCCCCTTGCTCGAAGCCTTGCTCGCGGCGTGCTGCTGCACGGAGCCGGCATCCGCCCAGTTGCGGATCAGTGAGGTGTGCTCCAACAACCAGGGCATCGATGTGGGCGCCGGCGATTCGCACCCCGACTGGATCGAATTGGTGAACGAGGGCAGCGTCCCCATCGACCTCAGCACCTACTACCTCAGCGACAAGCCGAGCCAGCCCGGCCAATGGCCCTTGCCGCTGATCGCCTTGGCGCCCGGCGGACACGCGCTGCTCATCCGTGGCGATCAGACCTGGCAATTCCCCTTCGGCATCGATGCCGCCGGTGAGCGCATCGTGCTGAGCGATGCCTCGCTGCAGCCGGTGCAGGTGCTCGATGTGCCGGCCATGCGCGGCGACCACAGCGTGGGCTTCGTGGATGGCGCGCTCCGCTTCTTCGATGTGCCAACCCCGGGAGCGGCGAATACCACAACGCCTTACATCGGGTACGCCCCCGTCCCCGTCATTTCTCCGGGCGGCGGCTTCTATCCGAATGGCACCACGGCCAGTGCTTCTGCGGCGTTCGGCACCGTGCATTGGAGCACGACGGGACGCGCGCCGGATGAATCCTCTCCGGTCGCGTCGGGAACGCTCTCGATCGGCGCCACCACCACTGTGCAAGCGCGCAACTACGCAGCGGGCCATCTGGCTTCCGATGCTGCATCGGCCACGTACATCGTGGGAAGCGGCCGCGGTCTGCCCATCGTGGCGCTCGCTGTTGATCCCGACAGCATGTTCAACGAGGAGTTCGGCCTGTACATGCCCGGCCCCAACGCCAGTCCGGAATGGCCGCACTACGGCGCCAACTACTGGGCGGAGCGCGAGCTGCCCGCGCGCTTCGAGTTCTTCGAGGCCGATGGCACGCGCGGCATCGCGCAGGATGTGGGCGTGAGCATCCACGGCGGCAGGCGCTCGCGCACCAACGCGCAGCGGCCGCTGCGGCTCACCGCGCGCGGATCGCTCGGGCCGGAGACCATCCACTACCCGCTGTTCCCCGAACGTCCCACCGTGCGCGACTACAAGCGCGTGATCCTCCGCAATGCAGGCGGCGATTGGTGCCTCGCCAACTTCCGCGACGGGCTCTTCCACCAGACCGCGTTGCACAACGGCCTCGACATCGACGCGCTCGGCTTCCGGCCCGCCGAGTGCTACATCAACGGCGAGTATTGGGGCCTGGTGGAGATCCGCGAACGCATCGACGCCGACCACCTGCATTACAACTACGGCGCTGACACCGACAGCCTGCTGCTCATGGAAGAGGAGAACTGGAGCATCCAGGGCGACACCTCCTACTCACGGGCCCTGCGCGAATTCATACGCACCGCCGACCTGAATGATGAGGCCAACTGGAGCCAGGTGGAGGCACAGCTCGACCTGCACAGCCTCATGGACTACTTCGCGCTGGAGATGATCGCCGGCAACGTGGACTGGCCCAGCAACAACGTGAAGTACTGGAAGCCCTCGGTCGAACAGGGCAAGTGGCGCTACCTGATGTACGACCTCGACGCCACCATGGTGCTCTACGGCTGGATCGAAGAGGACATCGACATGATGTATTGGACCTTCACCCACCGCGCAGGATCCTTCCATACCGAGCTGCTGCGCGGCTTGATGGGCCGCAACGAGTTCAGGCGCCTCTTCCTCAACCGCAAGGCCGACCTGATGAACACCGTGTTCAGCCCCGCGCGCTTCCAAGCCGAAGTGGACCGGATCACCAATGCCTTCGCGCCGGTTATCGAGGATCACTACGATCGTTGGCAATGCTGGTACCAGGCCTACCTCGATCACGCCTTCGGGATCATCCCACATTTCGCCGCCTACCGCGACTCGCACATCCGCCAGCATGTGATCGACTGGTACGGCTTCCCCAATGCGGCACTGCTGCGCTTCGAGTCCTTCCCGCCCGCTGGCGGCACCCTGCAGATCAACACCATCGCGCCCGAACTGCCCTTCGATGGCTGGTACTGGAACGGCAACGACATCGACGTGACGGCCGTGCCCGCCGAGGGCTACGCCTTCAGCCATTGGACCTACGCCGATGACGGCACGCGCGCCACCGATCCGCACCTGCGCCGCTCCTTCCCCGTCGATGGCGATCTGGTGGCGCACTTCCGCCCGATCGATGGCAGCCTGAGCGTGTTCCCGAATCCCACCGATGGAATGGTGAACCTCGGCTTCGATGCCATAGAGGAAGGGAACGCCCGCATCCGGGTCACCGATCCCGCCGGGCGCGTGGTGCTCGAAGGCAGCGTGGCCGTGGGCGAAGGCGTGAACCGGGCCAGCATCGACCTGGGCGCCATGCCTGCCGGGGTGTACATCGTTGCTGTTGAAGCCGATGGCGGTAGGCAGCTCGCGCGCGTGGTGCGACAGTGA
- a CDS encoding iron-containing alcohol dehydrogenase, whose amino-acid sequence MNLFRNFKSVTKTCYGRGSFGKLGEILEPHRDQHQRFFVFLVDHYFQGRADFIARIPKQAEDELIFCSTAKEPSTEQIDGLRDDILARRGLPAGVIGIGGGNVMDVAKALSLMFTNEGSSVQYQGLNLIKKPGIYHCGVPTISGTGAEVSMTAVLTGPVKKLGLKCDWTVFDQIVLDPDLIATVPTDQWFYTGMDTYIHSVEAITGTKKNTFAEAYSEKSLEMCRDVFLRMDRSDPKSDESLMVASYMGGLSLTYSEVGVCHALSYGLGKVLEIHHCIANCIAFDKLEDVYGDYVQEFKGMVKHNKVNIPQGLAKDWSEDTISAMAEVAYNLPHMWDHAFGPDWQKVLDRERIKGWYRRM is encoded by the coding sequence ATGAACCTTTTCCGCAACTTCAAGTCCGTCACCAAGACCTGCTACGGCCGGGGCAGCTTCGGCAAGCTCGGCGAGATCCTGGAGCCGCACCGCGACCAGCACCAGCGCTTCTTCGTCTTCCTCGTCGATCATTATTTCCAGGGCAGGGCCGATTTCATCGCGCGCATCCCCAAGCAGGCGGAAGATGAGTTGATCTTCTGCAGCACGGCGAAGGAGCCTAGCACGGAGCAGATCGACGGCCTGCGGGACGACATCCTCGCGCGGCGCGGCTTGCCCGCCGGCGTGATCGGCATCGGCGGCGGCAACGTGATGGACGTGGCGAAGGCGCTCTCGCTCATGTTCACCAACGAGGGCAGCAGCGTGCAGTACCAGGGCCTAAACTTGATCAAGAAGCCCGGCATCTATCACTGCGGCGTGCCCACCATCAGCGGCACAGGCGCGGAAGTGAGCATGACGGCCGTGCTCACCGGTCCCGTGAAGAAGCTCGGCCTCAAGTGCGACTGGACCGTCTTCGACCAGATCGTGCTCGACCCTGACCTGATCGCCACCGTGCCCACCGACCAGTGGTTCTACACCGGCATGGACACGTACATCCACAGCGTGGAGGCCATCACCGGCACCAAGAAGAACACCTTCGCGGAGGCGTACAGCGAGAAAAGCCTGGAGATGTGCCGGGATGTCTTCCTGCGCATGGACCGCAGCGACCCGAAGAGCGATGAATCCCTGATGGTGGCCAGCTACATGGGCGGCCTCAGCCTCACATACAGCGAGGTGGGCGTGTGCCATGCGCTGAGCTATGGCTTGGGCAAGGTGCTCGAGATCCACCACTGCATCGCCAACTGCATCGCCTTCGACAAGCTCGAGGATGTCTATGGCGACTACGTGCAGGAGTTCAAGGGCATGGTGAAGCACAACAAGGTCAACATCCCGCAAGGCCTCGCCAAGGATTGGAGCGAGGACACCATCAGCGCCATGGCCGAAGTGGCCTACAACCTGCCGCACATGTGGGACCACGCCTTCGGACCCGATTGGCAGAAGGTGCTGGACCGGGAACGGATCAAGGGGTGGTACAGGAGGATGTGA
- a CDS encoding DHCW motif cupin fold protein: MKLPFEAIDWSQLPVTTVPGATGTATMRVVQHEGLRIRMVEYSADYLADHWCQLGHLVFVLEGELINEHEDGRVNVLQAGMSYHVSDGLSSHRSRTNGPVRMIVVDGEFLK, translated from the coding sequence ATGAAGCTCCCCTTCGAGGCCATCGACTGGTCTCAGCTGCCAGTCACCACGGTTCCGGGCGCAACAGGAACCGCCACCATGCGCGTCGTTCAGCACGAAGGCCTTCGCATCCGCATGGTGGAATACTCAGCCGATTACCTCGCCGATCATTGGTGCCAGCTCGGGCACCTGGTCTTCGTGCTCGAAGGCGAATTGATCAACGAGCACGAGGACGGCCGTGTGAACGTGCTACAGGCCGGCATGTCCTACCATGTGAGCGATGGCCTCAGTTCGCACCGCTCGCGGACGAATGGGCCGGTGAGGATGATCGTGGTGGATGGGGAGTTTCTGAAATAA